TTACAAAGGATAGAAGAAGTCACACCTTTCATCAATCTATCATTAACAACTTCAGGTGCAAATTTGAACTCCTCATTACCACAGCAAATATCTCCTGGTTTACTTCTAAGAGCATCGAATTATATTAATGAGAGTAATTGCAATGAGAACATTCAAGTAGGTCCATCTTTCCAAGTAACATTATTTTCCGTCTTTTACAATTTGAATACTGAGCAAACCTCGAAACTTAGAGTTActtggaaagaaaatatgaaaagaGCTTTTATCAAGGTATTACGAGTCAAACATGATTCGTTGACTTACACTTATAAACTAATAATCGAACAATCTTTCGATGATGGGAGGTatcatgaaaaagaagatgaaacGGAAGTTCCGCAAATTATAGAAATGAATATAAATCAGATTGTCAAATTATTCTTCAGTGTATCTGGAAACCTTTTGAAACTTCCAGAACAAGATTCACCGGTATTAGTCCTCAAAGTAGATAAAAACATTACTGGCACTGATCAACATTcgaattcttcaattgaaGACATAACATGGTATGCGATAGGCCAATACGAAGATGCCAGCAGTAGTTCTGAGagtgaggatgaagaagaagaagaaggagaagaagaggaagaagaggaagaagaggaagaagaggaagaagaggaagaagaggaagaagaggaagaagaggaagaagaggaagaagaggaagaagaggaagaagaggaagaagaggaatcaaaagaacaacCACAGCACTCAACTTCTATTGCTCTACTAGAATACATAATAAGATTGGCATCATTGCAAGAAAGTGATCAACAAAGCATACTCAAAGTGACAGATGAAAGACTGTCTGTATATTTACATGACGAAAATCCGAACTCAATCAGGGAAAAGACGTCAAATGTCGATAGTGTTGCTCGTAAATTGCAAAAGGTTAGTatttaataaaaaaaagtattaTTCGTTATATTATTATATTGGTCATATGCAAATTAATTACAATGTATGTATAGATTATGTAGTTGGTAACTTATTAGTATGTGTATAATTATCAGCATAGTCTCTGAAGACAAAGTATATGCTTGatagaaaatgaatgtATGCATggaaaacagaaaatgaGCGACTAGGTTAGGGAATCAACAggaaatatcaaaataatgaGAAGTTATTCTTATAAACCtcttctttgttgaaaaatgacaaaactccaatggtgaaaaaaagtacAACCCCAAAAt
The genomic region above belongs to Zygotorulaspora mrakii chromosome 8, complete sequence and contains:
- the YRB30 gene encoding Yrb30p (similar to Saccharomyces cerevisiae YRB30 (YGL164C); ancestral locus Anc_8.107); the protein is MDEILAKAGSQAVTFAIKSGISIASTYAIKTIAGFVNQIPAVDAKRIDILKTKLENRIDIVTSAIDLIKLVAARGNTNLESTLRLTRDLKNELDSFDERIKELTEKVEVSKNAKSQKDAINSVEIYIKDLLQRIEEVTPFINLSLTTSGANLNSSLPQQISPGLLLRASNYINESNCNENIQVGPSFQVTLFSVFYNLNTEQTSKLRVTWKENMKRAFIKVLRVKHDSLTYTYKLIIEQSFDDGRYHEKEDETEVPQIIEMNINQIVKLFFSVSGNLLKLPEQDSPVLVLKVDKNITGTDQHSNSSIEDITWYAIGQYEDASSSSESEDEEEEEGEEEEEEEEEEEEEEEEEEEEEEEEEEEEEEEEEEEEEEEESKEQPQHSTSIALLEYIIRLASLQESDQQSILKVTDERLSVYLHDENPNSIREKTSNVDSVARKLQKVSI